Below is a genomic region from Minwuia thermotolerans.
CCCGCCTCCCGAAGGGCGGTCACCTGAGCCGTAGTATTCTGATCGTCGGATTTGGAAACGCGAGCATACCCAATGAGCACTCGAAAATACTTTCATAAACCAATTGCATATCAAAAACCTTCTGCAATCAGTTTACGCAAATATCGGGGCCCCGGAAACGCTGACATCGTGCAGTGCAGCATTTCTACCTATTGAAACGGTCGTTATTTCAATCAATCCAGCCGAGGCGGTTTGGGCAGCCCGTCCTCCGTCAATTCGTATTCCGGGGCGGCCTCGCTCTTGGGTTCGGGCTTGGCCGTTTTTTCATTCTGCCCCTGACCCCCTTCTTCGCTGAGCGCCGGTTCCGTTTCGGCCGGTTCTTCCGGCTCCTCCGGCACCTGCTTGCGCATGGCCTCGTTCTGGGTTTTGAGCTCTTCGAGCGTCAAACCGTCGATCGGCCACGGTTCCCGTTCCCGCACAGGCACGTCGCCCAAGCGTGCTTTCGCATTGGCCACCATCTTCTTGGCGCTTTCGCTCTCGTCCCAGAACATCGGCATACGCGCACGGATCGGTTTGTGCCCCTGAAACCGCAGAATCACGTCATCGCGGAAGGCGCCACCGATCAGCTCGTTCGGCGCGGCCAGCGGCGTTCGATTGCCCCACAGGTCCGGATGCTCGCCCAGCAGATCGGAGATGTACTGCGCCGTGCCGAGATCGTTGGGCCGGAAAAACATCTGCGCCCTGGAGTTGGCGATCAACGTCTCCCAGCGGGGATAGACATTACGGAGTTGGGAGAGGTCCTGCGCCAGGAGCCACAGGCGGATATTCGCACCACGGGCAATTGAGATCGCATCCTCAACGATCCGCATGTAGCCGAGCTGGGGCAGCTCATCGAACAGAAACAGAAACGGCCACTGCCCCTCCGGCGTCGCTGGAGACTGGTTGCCCCGCGCCTCCCGTTCGACGTAGCGACGATGCGCCATCACCCCTTGCAGCATCATGCCGAGCACCACCCGCAAAACCGAGCTGTACATGTCGATTTGCTCGGCCGGCACCACAACGAACACCGTATGAGCGTCTCCGGTGATCGCCGTATTGTCGTCTTCGAGCCAGAAGCCCGGCTTGTCCTCGACGCCCTGCGAATACATCCACCAGCGCATGTGGTCGTCGCCGGCGATCGTATGCGGATGGAGGCCGTGGCTGGTGCCGCGGGTCGCCCGCATCACCTTGGGGGAGCGCCAGATTTCAAGCTGCGTGCGCAGCGTATGCGTGATCGACGTGCGCATGCTCTCATGCACATCGAGCAGCGTGGCGCCAAGCTCGCGCAGCCGCTCTTCATCGCTGTCCTTGAGTTTTTGGATCAGCGCATCCCGCCGATCCTCGTCGAGATGGAGAAGGCGCGTCACCTCCCGGATATTCCGCTGGCGCGGCGGATAGGTGTGATAGACGTAGAAGATCAGCGCGGTGACCAGATCTTTCGCCGTGTTGTCCCAGAACGGCTCCTTCCCCATGGGCACGATCAGCAGCTCGGCAAGCTGGCGCGCGTTGTCCCAGATCACGTCCGCATCCTCGTCGGGCAGCGGCGTCAGCATGTCCATCGGATTGAAGCAATCCGTATCCGGGTCCTCGGGCGCGAACTTGAAGACCTTGCCGTACCAGTCGCGCCGCCATGCCGTCTTCCGGTACAGTTCGCCCTTCGGATCGAAGACGACCGTCGGCCCTTCGTAGTTATAGAGGTTGCGCAGAATGAAGGCTTGGCCCTTACCCGCGCCGGTCGGGGCCACGGTCAGCAAATGCCCATCGCCCGAAAAGACCACCGGTGCGAATGATTGCTCTCCCTTGCGGCTGAGTTCCGCCGGAATTGGGAAATTGCCGATATGAAGCATGTCCATGCGCTCGTCCGTCCGGCCACGGCACATGGGCGTCTCCCGAAACTCCAGGAACGTCATCCAGGCTTCGGACTTGCCCAGGTCCTTGATGCGCGCCTGCCATGCGGGATCGAGCTTCGGCAGGATCACGTTCTGCAGCACCCGCTCCAGTTCGCCCTTGTCGCGCTGAATGATCTTCTGCCGCAGGAGCATCTTCGACGTGCGATCCACCGGCATGTCGTGGATCAGGTCCAGCAAGGCCCGCATCGGGGCCTCTAGACCTTGGCGGAAGTTCTCGGCTTCCTCTGCCTCTTGCCGTCTTTTGTTGCCGCCGCCCCCAAACAACTTGCCGAACACCATATGCTCTCTCCCCCGCGTCGCCTCCAATTGCCAATACTGACGAAACCATAGCTGCCCCGATCCGGGATCGCCAGTTTCCGGCGGCTTGAGACAAGTCGAAAATCGCCCCGCACGGCGTTTCGGCGGGCGTCGATGTTGGTGGGCAAAACACCCACCGCGTAACGGCGGGCAAACACGTCCCGTCACGGCATCGCGCGGCTCCGGTTGGTCACGTCTGGCTGACGGCGGTGCCTTCGGCATCTTGGTCGGGTGTCGCATTTCCTTTCCAGCTTGAGCAGCACGACCGCAGGCCTTCCTCATGGGTGGCGTGCCTGGCAGGGACGCCGTACCCGGCAACGGGGCTGCGGGACTTTCTTCCCCGCGAGGCTTCGCCTGCTTCCTCGCGCCCGCTGCGCTCCAAGAAAGACCCGCTTCCCCGTCTCCCGCTTCGCTCCCGCCCGTCGGGTGCCGCGCCCGGCTTCACCCCTGCCTTTCCGGCAGCCATCGGAAGGCCGCGGCGGTCGCGGCCTCGCAAACCGGAAAGGAGCGAAGCCATGACGACCAAGAGCAAAAAGCCCGACGTCTACACCCAGGTGACCAACAACATCATCGCCGCCATCGAGGCCGGCGCCGGCGACTGGCAGATGCCCTGGCACCGCAGTGGCGAGGGCCTCAACCGCCCCACCAACATCGACACCGCCAACGCCTATCGCGGCGTGAACGTGGTCTCCCTCTGGGCCGCCGGCTACGCGAGGGGCTTCAGCACCGGGATCTGGGGCACGTACCGCCAGTGGCAGAAGAACGGTTGCCAGGTGCGCAAGGGCGAGAAGGCGAGCCTTGTGGTCTTCTATAAGGAGATCGAGATCGCCGACGACGAGCTGGAGAACGACGACGGCAACTGGCAGACCGACAACAAGCGCCTCATCGCCAAGGCGTCCTGGGTCTTCAATGCGGACCAGGTGGACGGCTACGAGCCCGCGCCCCTGCCGGCGCCCGAGAATCCCGTCGAGCCCATCGACGCGGCGGAAGCCTTCGTCCGGGCGACCGGAGCGACCGTGAAGTACGGCGGCGAGCGCGCCTTCTACCGTCCCTCGGACGACATCATCCAAATGCCGGAGCGCGAGCGCTTCCTCGGCACCGAGACCAGCACGCCGACGGAAGGATTTTACAGCACCCTGCTCCATGAACTGACCCACTGGAGTGGCGCCAAGCACCGCTGCAACCGGGAGTTCGGCAAGCGCTTCGGCGATCAGGCCTACGCCATGGAAGAGCTCGTGGCCGAACTTGGAGCGGCTTTCCTCTGCGCCGATCTGGGCATCAGCGTGACGCCGCGGCCGGACCACGCCGCCTACATCGAGAACTGGCTTCAGGTCCTCAAGGCCGACAAGAAGGCCATCTTCACCGCCGCCTCGAAGGCGGCTCAGGCCAGCGACTTCCTCGCTGGCCTTCAGGACCGGGCGCACACCGAGGCCGCCGCTTAGGCGGCCTCACCAACAAAAACAATCGAAACACTTGAATAATTGGCGGCCGATTCTCACAACAAAATTACAATACACCTTCCTTTTCCACTACGCCCTTCGGGAGCTGATGCCCGAAAGGGCGTCAGATATCTATCATGATCACCACCCGACACCTTTTCTCCATCTTGATCGTTGGCGGACTTTCAGCGCTGTTCGTTGCATCCCGCGCAGACGCCACCTCGACCTCTCTCGAATACGCCCTTGCCTTCCCGGTCACCATTGCCGGGGGCGCCGCCGGGTTCATCCTCTTCACCAAGATTCGTCCTTTCCTGGAGAAGCTGGTTGGCCACGCCGGAGTAATGCCGTGCGTGTGTCTTGGCCACATCGTTGGCGCCGTGACGCTGGCACTGGCCTTCCCGTCTGCCGACCTCATTTCTTCACCGATGATATCGGACGCTCTGATCTTTACGGCGATCGCATTGTGCGGAGCCGCATGCACGCCGGTCGTCGCTTGGGTCTTCGCTGGCCTGCGGGCCATCAAGCACCCGACCAACAAGCGATTCCTCAACTGACATACGCGGCACGCCGTCCTTCCGGCGGCGTGCCGCTCCCTTTTTACCTTCGCTTTCCACTACGCCCTTCGGGAGCTGATGCCCGCAAGGGCGTCAGATGTCTATCATGATCACTGCTCGACACCTTCTCTACGTCCTGATCTTCGGCGGGCTGGCGGCGCTATTCGTCGCATTCTGCACCGCGATGGTTACACTCATCGGTGACGCAGACACCGCCTGGACCTTCCTGGAACACACTCTTGCCTTCGTCCTCACGATTGTCGGCTGGGTCGTCATTTTTCTCTTCATCACGATTCCCGGCTGCGTCGTCGGGCTTCTCCTCTTCCAAAAGACCTATCCTGTCCTGGAGAAGTTGGTCGGCCACGCCGGGGTGATGCCGTGCACAGTTCTTGGTATGTGCATCAGCGCCGTTTCGCTGCTGACGGTATTCCCTTTCACCTCACCGATATCGGTCGCCCTGATCTTTGCAGCCATCGCATTGTGCGGAGTCGCATGCACGTGCGCTGTCGCCTTGGCCTTCGCCGGTTTGCGGGCCATTAAGCGCGCGATCGACAAGCGCTTCCCCAACTGACCGAAGCGGCACGCCGCCCTTTCGGCGGCGTGTCGCCCCCTTTTTCCTTCGCGTTTTATCTCACAGCCAGGGACCGCCCTCAGGGGCGGCATGCCCATGAGAATCCCTACGTCCAAGCCCCCCGTCAGCTACTATGACTTCGGAGACGGTAACGGCCGTGTCCGGGCGCGTCGGCACCTCAACATCGACGGCTCGGAAGGTGGATGGGTCGCAGAGACGGCCTCCGCCTCGCCAACCGCCTATATCGCCCGCAACGCCCTGATCTACGGGAGGGCGCGCGTCGCCGATCATGCCAAGATCAAGGACTTCGCGCGCATCTGCGACGATGCCGAGATCATCGGCGAGGCCATCGTCTCCCAGAACGCCTTCGTCGGCGGGTACGCTTTCGTCGCCGGCAATGCGATGGTCTCGATCAACGCCACCGTCTACGGCCAGGCCCGCGTCCTCGGCAACGCGACCGTCGTCGGCACGGCGCGTGTCGGCGGGACCGCGCTGGTCTACCAGTGGGCCTACATCGCGGGCTACGCACATATTGCCGCCGGCACCTTCGGCGGCGATGGCAAGAACACCACGGTCATCGACGGCAGCAGGCCGCCGATCGATCCGCCACCGACCTTGGACTAACCCCACACGGTCACGTCCCGATTACGAGAAAGAGCCGCCCCGTCCGGGCGGCTCTTTTTTCTTGTCGGAGATCAATCGGAGTATCGGTTGCGGCAATCCCGAGAGGTGCAGCGCTCGTCCACATCGACACCTAGTCGATCCGCGGCTTGCTCGACTTTCTTATGGTCCGCCTTGCCGCAGGTGCCGCGGGCTTCACAGGAATTGGCTACCGCCGCCTCGATCTCCGCCTTGCTCATATGGCCAGCCTCGTAGGCCTTGCGATACTGAATGGCGCCGACCCGGTCGACCTCACGGCCGAGATGTTCGCCATAGATCTTGCCGAGCCACCCCTCGAAACCGCCACCACCGGCCGCCGTTCCGTCATCATCATCCGAGCTACCACCGCCGCTCGCGCTTGCGGCAGGCGACGGCAAGTTCATCGACTTGCATGAAACCGATCCATTCGAACCGATACCGCCGACGAAGTTATTCGTTCCGCCGCATCGACTGCCGCTCAAGGCGTCTATGACCCGGCGCTGCGCATCGATCTCGCCCTGAAGCGCCGCGAGTTGCGCCTTCAGGTTCCGCAACTCGTTCATCAAGGCTGAATATTCAGGCGAGGACTTCTGCCCGGTCGCCGAGAAACTCGTAATCTGCGCCGCGGCCGGCAACCCGGATAACAGAACCATCAATAATACGAAGAAGAATACTCTCATTTGAATCAGCAATCATTTGTTCCCTCATATATTTATGGCGGCAAGCAATAATTGATCCTGACATTGTCACTACGGCTGACAGTGATACGTGTGCGGGCAGCTACCGTCGCACTGGATTGTGGCGTAACCACCTCCCCTGACCACGCAGTCGCCGTTGTACATCTCCCACGTATTGGCCCAGCATTGATCGCCCGCGTCTGGATGACAGCATGAGTGCGTATTGCAGCTTGTGCTGTCGGTGCAATTGCCGCCGCATTCGCTACAATCGACCGTGCCGCCACCTGTGAACTCACACGCCCGTGTGCGCGTCTTCGATCCGCCACCGCAAGACGCGGAACAACTACTCCATCCGGACCAAGAGCCGTACTCATAGGTTCCGGTGGTTACCGACCAAACATCAGAACCGGCCCCGAGATTCACTGTCGCTGAATGCGCGACGCCTGTATCCGAACTGGTCGTCAATCGAAGCCGTACAGAATCACCGGGATCAATCGTCGCTGACGCACCCCACGCACCCCCGTTTACGGAAAGAGCCGGGGACCCCTGACCTGAAACGGAGACCGCCAGCGGCCCATCGTACCCGCTCGGCGTTACCGGATCCGAGCTGACGGTCGCATCCAATGCCTGATCGGTGAGGTCGTTGAAGCTGAACGGATCGGGCGTTACGTCTTGGTCACGAGTCGTGACGGTCCATGACGTCACCAAGGACGACATTGTCATCGTCGTCGTCTTGGACGTCCCGAAATTGTTGGATGCAGTCATCCGAAGCTGAACGTAATCGCCGGATTCGATAGTCGCCGTTGAACCCTGCGCGCTTCCGTTTACAAGAATGATCGCGCCATTGGTTACGGAGACCGTTCGCTCTCCAAAGAAGCCTGAAAGCTGCGCTTGACCGGTCGTATACACATCGCCGGGCTCCGCATCCGAAACATCATTGAATGTTGTCGACGCTTCAGGAGCCGCGCCGATTTCTTGCCAGTTCTGACCGTCACAGAACAACACGGTTTTATAGGGGGCCGCATATCTCAGCACGCCCTCATGGTCGGGATCACAAACGCCACCATCACCAAGCTTGATGCCGCTTTCGTGCGCAGTGACACCGGAGAACGTCACCCGCCCATCATCCTCTATATCAAGCCCAAGAACGCATCCGTTCCCATCTGCATTCGGATGCTCAGGGCCATAGATCATGCCGAGCTTCCCACATGGATCATCACCAACGACGCAACCATCGGCATCGGCATCAGGATGGTTCGGTCCATAGACCATTCCCTTGTCACCGCACGCCTCGACCGCGGCCTTTAGCTCCGCGTGGTACTGTGTCAGTTGGGAGATATAGGCACCTTGTTTCGCGGCTCCAGCGCCACCCCGCCCCTGCCCTGAGACCGCAAA
It encodes:
- a CDS encoding type IV secretory system conjugative DNA transfer family protein, whose product is MVFGKLFGGGGNKRRQEAEEAENFRQGLEAPMRALLDLIHDMPVDRTSKMLLRQKIIQRDKGELERVLQNVILPKLDPAWQARIKDLGKSEAWMTFLEFRETPMCRGRTDERMDMLHIGNFPIPAELSRKGEQSFAPVVFSGDGHLLTVAPTGAGKGQAFILRNLYNYEGPTVVFDPKGELYRKTAWRRDWYGKVFKFAPEDPDTDCFNPMDMLTPLPDEDADVIWDNARQLAELLIVPMGKEPFWDNTAKDLVTALIFYVYHTYPPRQRNIREVTRLLHLDEDRRDALIQKLKDSDEERLRELGATLLDVHESMRTSITHTLRTQLEIWRSPKVMRATRGTSHGLHPHTIAGDDHMRWWMYSQGVEDKPGFWLEDDNTAITGDAHTVFVVVPAEQIDMYSSVLRVVLGMMLQGVMAHRRYVEREARGNQSPATPEGQWPFLFLFDELPQLGYMRIVEDAISIARGANIRLWLLAQDLSQLRNVYPRWETLIANSRAQMFFRPNDLGTAQYISDLLGEHPDLWGNRTPLAAPNELIGGAFRDDVILRFQGHKPIRARMPMFWDESESAKKMVANAKARLGDVPVREREPWPIDGLTLEELKTQNEAMRKQVPEEPEEPAETEPALSEEGGQGQNEKTAKPEPKSEAAPEYELTEDGLPKPPRLD
- a CDS encoding ArdC family protein, whose protein sequence is MTTKSKKPDVYTQVTNNIIAAIEAGAGDWQMPWHRSGEGLNRPTNIDTANAYRGVNVVSLWAAGYARGFSTGIWGTYRQWQKNGCQVRKGEKASLVVFYKEIEIADDELENDDGNWQTDNKRLIAKASWVFNADQVDGYEPAPLPAPENPVEPIDAAEAFVRATGATVKYGGERAFYRPSDDIIQMPERERFLGTETSTPTEGFYSTLLHELTHWSGAKHRCNREFGKRFGDQAYAMEELVAELGAAFLCADLGISVTPRPDHAAYIENWLQVLKADKKAIFTAASKAAQASDFLAGLQDRAHTEAAA